A portion of the Candidatus Bathyarchaeia archaeon genome contains these proteins:
- a CDS encoding type II secretion system F family protein, whose amino-acid sequence MSNPTSGEKPASKKTNKAKSSEKVDSPAPILEKPWYAAYGFLGPIAGPLLPRLKALRSKLVKAGLPVDFRAYVSFMLFGTMAAFVATFSFVVSLALFLLKLENLVFLGIPFTFLAFSALSAGLAAAASFISIYCYPSIMVYVRKNKIEQSLLAAVNYMSILSTAGMSPERIFRSLAGRPEIPGIYEDAKLIVRDIDLFGKDFVSALQDARERSPSRMYSEVLDGFISTIYSGGDLEKYLKDRSVDLMRIQVDSVKTFINRLGLLAESAVAIIAVFPLLFLVIFTMSSILPGGMAGEPIFVYIVLYLILPAISALFLLFMSAGAPKS is encoded by the coding sequence ATGAGCAATCCAACGAGTGGAGAGAAGCCGGCTTCAAAGAAGACAAACAAGGCGAAGTCGAGTGAGAAGGTTGACTCTCCGGCTCCCATCCTTGAGAAACCTTGGTATGCAGCATACGGTTTCCTAGGACCTATAGCCGGACCTTTACTGCCACGGCTTAAAGCATTGAGGAGTAAGCTCGTCAAGGCTGGTCTCCCTGTAGACTTCAGAGCCTACGTCAGCTTCATGCTCTTCGGGACCATGGCGGCGTTCGTAGCGACATTTAGCTTCGTAGTATCTCTAGCTCTTTTTTTGCTCAAGCTGGAGAATCTTGTCTTTTTGGGTATACCGTTTACTTTCCTAGCCTTCTCAGCTTTGTCAGCTGGTCTGGCAGCGGCGGCTAGCTTCATCTCAATTTATTGTTACCCTTCGATCATGGTGTATGTCCGTAAGAACAAGATTGAACAGTCTCTCTTGGCTGCAGTGAATTACATGTCAATTCTCTCCACAGCAGGTATGTCTCCGGAGAGAATCTTCAGGTCTTTAGCGGGTAGGCCTGAGATTCCAGGCATATATGAAGATGCCAAATTGATTGTGAGGGACATAGACCTCTTCGGTAAAGACTTCGTCTCTGCCCTCCAAGATGCCCGTGAGAGATCGCCCTCTAGAATGTATTCGGAGGTCTTGGACGGTTTTATCTCCACCATCTATTCTGGTGGGGATCTCGAGAAATACCTAAAGGATAGATCCGTTGATTTGATGAGAATTCAAGTGGACTCGGTTAAAACGTTCATCAACCGGTTAGGGTTATTAGCCGAGTCAGCTGTGGCTATAATCGCCGTGTTTCCGTTACTCTTTCTGGTAATCTTCACAATGTCCTCTATACTGCCCGGAGGGATGGCGGGCGAGCCTATATTTGTCTATATTGTGCTCTACCTCATACTGCCGGCAATCTCGGCTCTGTTCCTGCTCTTTATGAGCGCGGGGGCACCTAAGAGTTGA